GTGTGATACGCCTACCGATTGATACCCAGCTTTATTTGGAGTTATGATACTCCTAAATGTGTTTCTCAATTAATCACAAAAAACTGTATAACAACAAAACACCTCACTTAAATGTTCCCTAACGCCCACAATAAGTGTGAGGCaatcattttccttttactGGGATGTCATGAAAATTCAACAAtatattaaaccaaaaaagaaattatatagaCACCACAAGCGAAACAAACATTTTTCATATGATGAAATTAGTACTAAATCTTCTTTTTTAATGCATTACAGGGCATACAAGAGGCTGACAGATCTTCAGAAGGGTTTTACATCCGTTCTGGGGTTACCATTGTATTGAAAAACTCAGTAATTGAAGATGGATTCATCATATAATAAATTCGCCCGTGATTTGTTTGCCCCGTTTTACCATGAATTTGAGGATGGGAATGTTTTGATCtttatgaattatgtttttttttttaaagaaaagcaTTAAATGACAATGTGTTGCCGAAATGGATATTCCAAATTCAGCACAACTTCTCTGAGCTTGTACTTGTATATCATAATTATTAACTCAAGTACATTTTTTACGCAGTAAAACATCTACacctttttatttatacttGAATTATCTGAAGTCTGAACCCAAAGGAAGGAAGTAATGAGCTTTGAGTTTCTAAATTTGAAGTCCGAATAGCTTCAAAGGATTAAACTTCAAGGACTCTTAATGAGTCGAACTCTATCCAGCCTATGTCTCACAGTTCGATTAGCCATACTATGAGGTAGATTCtacttccactctttttttttctcttagcaTCCCCTTATACGTTTATAATTTGGTTgagtaaaaaaggaaaaagaaagttttttttttaaatgataagttCGTCCACAATTACAACTTTTCTGGTTTCCCCCAAATGACTAATAACATTATACAAAACAAATGGGGTAATAGTGAAAGAAGAGATAAGAACATAGCAGAGAATGATAAAGTGGTCTCTTGTTCAGTTGTTCGAATGCTATCGCAGCGTCAGAGTAAAGAAAATATAAGTGAGTTCCATTTCAACAGTTTCTTCTATTGCTAAAGGGAAGAGTTTGTTTTCCCATTCTTTTCGCCTTAAGGACTTAGAAAAATCCTTCTTCCATAAATCACATTATAAAGTGTTCAATCTTCCTAGAATCAATTCCAGTTCTACATTAAAAGCCAAAATAACAAATAGTTGCTtcaactttttcaattttttaccaTGAATTTGGGATCAGAATTGATTCTCCTAGTTATCCATACACACTATTAATGTCCTgtttttttagagtttaatgTTTACACACTAAcggtgtaaaataattttatgttatcatttaattacaaatcgttggttgaattattttaagataattattttaaaaatcaacaaacttattATACATGATGAATTGTGATTGAATAACGGTAAACTTTTTACACTATcagtgtatatttttttttatatataaataatataactcaatttaaaaataaaaatacgatCCTCCTTTCTCCATCTCTCCAAACTCTCACTAACAAACATATCTTAAAAATACTTGTAACAATTATCTTTTCTAAGAATGCAGCTGGAATTCCACGCACCCATTCCATCATGGTATAGTCCAGAATTTTTGCTTTTCTTTAGAAGCTGGTTGGTATTTTAATATTCTATCAGTGTCCACGTGATGAAGATCAAGTAGAATATAAAACGATTTTAACGATGAGGTAACTATGAAAATAGAGTCAATTTGAGGCACATTATATAATAGTCAATCAGATTAAAATATGTGAAAGTTTAGTCAAGGTTTATGGAATAAGCTCTTCACAGTTAAACATAACTCATTTTCATATCTCTGCAGAACAAATCGCTCATCTGGAACTATAATGCTGGTAACAGTACAATTGATGTCAGAAAAGGGTTTTCTACAAGTTCGCCCTGCTCGATGAAGATAATCTATTGCAGTCCTTGGTAGATCAAAGTTGTAAATGTGAGGCATTTCTGGAAGGTCAACTTCCCTAGCAGCTATATCTGTTGCTACAAGAAGATAGCCACCTCCTTTTCTAACCTCCTGAATCAAAGAGAAGACAAAATGTTGTTACCACCCATTTCCCCCTTAATTTAAACTTGCCATTTACTCACAATTAATGCTACAGTCTCCAAGCAAGCAAACTTCTGGCATACGGTGGTGTACTGGCTTAAGAATTTTGATGAGAAGGTTTAATTCCACGACAATAGCAGTCacattaagaattaaaaatctaGTATATTTTAGGCAAAGGACTGGGGTAACTCTTGAACTGCATTTTCCCACTGGTGATCAATGTCATCATCCTCAGCCAGTAATCATCAGAGCTCCCTTAAATTTTGGTTGACTGATTAATTTCCTAAGGCAGTGATGTCAATTTTGAAGAGTGCTACCAACACACATCCTAACACTGTTTTCAACATTCTTTTCTATTAGTTGAAACTTATGTGGGTCCCACTAGTTTGGAAATGAGACCCACCAAAAGGAGAATGAGAGACACTCAGACACATATTAGTAGGATCCACATGTATTCCATCGAATAGGAAAGGAGAATGTGTTGCTAGTATTTTGTGCCAaggttttattaaaatattgacTGTGTTATCTGAACCAATATACTTGCTGGTTCCCAGTTAATCCAGAACCAACCAGTACAATTTGGTTAACAGAAAAAGAGTTTGACTTGTTAATCAAAACTTATTTCGAACCTAGCTACAAGttatagattgaaggatgactgttaaaatgaatttagatGCAGAATACAGTGGTCATAATGCATGGAGGACAGACAATTAGTGGGTTACCAAAGAAATCTCCTAATATCAATCCACTGAATGGCACTAACCAACAGTGAAGCTGCTCgtgaattgaaattcattttgtcTTCAAGGAGGAGAATATCTAAATCACCTTGGTATGATGTCTTCAAAAAGTCAATCAGAAGGGATGTTGATGGAGCCTTTCCAGCCTTTTTTGACTTCTCAGACTGCATAACAGAATATGTAACATTAGATGATAGATAGCATTTCGCATACATGCAATCAGGTCCTATGAATATGGATTTTAAGCAGTGTTACAGGAAaatgatcaataaaaaataagggtTTATATGACTATATCCTCTAAAATGCAAGTATTAACCTCTCATGAGAAAATCATAGTCATACTAAATCTATAGTTTGTTATCCATGTGcttgtattttgtaaaaaattaagcaaaattGTAATCAATGATCATCAACAATGCAATTAATCTCTAAAGTGCACCTTGTAATTTAGAGGATCTTGATCCAGGAAGCTATTCAACAGCTCAAGCACTAATGACAATTACAACTACTTAAGTATAGATTTCAAATGGTTATACAGGGAAAagtgataaaaaagaaataactaaTCTAACAGTACTGGCACAAAATAGCAATACAACATAGGAAAGATTCATCACCTTAAATATGCATTGGATAATAGTTATGCTAGACTAGATGGaattattttatcaatcatCAGTTAATGATAACTATGCACTTTATAACTGTTTCTCATGCCAGGGACTACTGCTctgaaaaattataaaggaaAGTAAGTCATGTACTAATGTAaaatgtttaaactttaaagttttaagtaaatttcatccactcccagggcatgaccTACTGATTGCATATTGCAATGATGCAAAATGCTTATTGCATAATCtaattgaagaagaagaaaattcttTGCATACCTGCTCAGCAACAAATATAATGCCAAACTCAGGCGCATCAGATTGTATCAAGGATAACAGGGtttgtaattttcttttggTATCAGATATCTGATTATTGAAATCGCATTAGAAATTAGTTAATACAAAAAGATGTAATTGAAGTTTAAACAATTCTATATATATCTTTCCAGGGTCTAAGGGTGGCAGGCAATATAAATTTTGACATGGTAATAAATTAGAAATACACAAGGTTTCTTCAATAATCAATATTGCTTACTATGAATCTATGCTATAGGCGAGATGGCATGGGCTCCACTGCACTGACATGAATATGGACCACATCTCTCTGGAAAACAAATGAAGAAGTAAGACAGAAAGTTTAAGGTACCTCAAAGACAAACATATAATCAGTTCAGCATACCTTTGCCCATTTCTGCTGCACAAAGTCATGAATAAATCGGTTGTGCTGTGGTATGGATGCACTGGCAAAGACTGTCTGACGGTTATGGCAAGATGAATATGAAgtcaaaatctttcaaagagaACTCACTTGCtttgaagaattgaaaatgCAGTCAACCTAAACagacaataatataaaagtaataagaaaaaaatatttatgaagttGCCTAGGggcaaaaagaaaatgagaagctGGCAGGGCTTATATAATTCCAGGTCTTGTAATTTTCATATTTCACGATTTGTAATTTCCTAAAGGTATGAATGCTGCTTTCACTAATGGAAAtgtggaaataaaaataatgaaatcaatattctaaaaaaacacttttaaactACCTTTGATATATTTCACCTGCCAGAGCCCTGAACTACATAACTTTTTCAAAGCAATTATAGCTGGATGGTGGTGCAGTAAAACAAGACAAATCTGGAAATTTGCTTTCACATTTTACCGAATAATGTATAAAGACTAactgatttaaattttaaagattaaaacttTTACCTCATCAACAATCAGCACCCGCACAGtttcaagtgaaaaaaaatgtctttcaaGCATTTggcataaaatatgtttaatttgtctttaaagtaaattttatcacatcacaatttttttttaaagagacattaaatataaattaacttttaatgtTAAGTTTTTCAATACCcgttcttataaaatatatattaatttattattattattattgtattctCTAGTCTCTACTGGCCTTAAAAAATtcatgttttaaacttttagtGTTATCATGCTCAAACCTATAAATTTTGTATTCTTCAATCTTCATTGAGTTGAGTTCAATGAACTAAATTCCTGGATCAGGGTCGACTAGTTATATTATGTTATATCTCgagtcttaaaaaatataatctaatCATATTCTAGTTATATTATGATCTAATCATATCTTATGATAAAATAAGACAATGCAGAATTATTATAAAGGTTGATCGATTAGATTCCATGAAAATCAAACCGTCTGAATGGGATCTTTCCTACGTTTTCACTTCGggcctttctcttcttttcacaTTTATTTGTCTTTGACCTTTTTAAACACTCactagctctctctctctctctactttTCTAcgcttcttttctttattttattctcttctgTTCTCCGCTACCTATGGCGAATTTcacctcttcctcctcctcctcttgttCTCCCTTACCTCTATCTCTAACTATGTCACACATTTCACCTCCGTCATCTTCTGCGGCTTTCGACGACAGTTCCGAGGACGCCTGCAGCATATGTCTAGAGCCATTCAGCACCCATGACCCTGCCACCGTATGATCCACCGTCACAATTTTATTACCTCAACTTGTTCTATTTTCACTTTCTGCATCTGGGTTTGTCCAAAAGTTACAGACTTGAATTAATGATCCCGTTCCCTGGGCTTATTGGttctgcatttttatttttcatcagaTGGAACTGAATCATAGGTTTGCTTCgtgcgattttttttttttgggggggggggggggggggggagtttaaACATGTTCTGGTACTAGGTTTGTGTGTCTGATAGGTCACTAATCTGTAGGTTTAAAAGATTGATATGGTTGggaatttcatatatatatatatatatatatatatatatatatatatatatatatatatatatacttcattTAACATTTTATATAGTGGCtcctttttctttaataaaatgtgtgtttattttattttactcttttgaGATACATATGTGATATGTGGATCTGTTTTGCCATGCCATGGTGCTTATTTACCCAGCATAAGGAATGATAAACGTTAAACAATGTGCATATTTGCAGTctgttattttctcttattcttGCACCAATTAGTTTAACATCCTGATCTAGTTGGGAGTTTGAGGATTAAGATTGTTGTTTAACCTTTGACTGAGTGTTTAACCTTTTTAAATCTAGGAATGCCTTTGGTTTTCATGTGTTGAACATCGTAAGCATCCATACCATGTCTAAGTCTAATAACGGTACCATGCTTGATGTGTGTATGAGTTGTGAGTTGCGAGCTGTAGAATGTCAAAAGGAAGCTTTTACAGTCTGTAGCCTGTAGGTAGTAGTATAAACATCCGAAGATAAACATTGACACGTTTCTTTTTCAACTCCAGATAACCAGTTGCAAACATGAATATCATCTGCACTGTATCCTTGAATGGTAAGCCAAATCGCTCAATGGATGATTTATGTTTGACCTGTTAACTTCTGTTTTTTTGAAGCCTTGGAAAGTGATGTGAATTGTTTGCTTTCATCTATAAATCTTTTATTCTCCCCTTAAGGTTGCAGAGAAGCAAAGAATGCCCAATATGTTGGCAGTTACTTATCTTGAAAGACCCTGCCAGGTATTTATCTTTGTTGGAAATCtccattcttctttttcttgataCCTTTTCATAGTCTGCCTtgtagttttaacttttaatcaaCCGCCCATCTTTTTGTAGCCAAGAGCTTCTAAATGCAGTGGAAGCTGAAAAACGCTTAAGTTCAAGAACTGTATATTCACATGCATTCATGGATTCTCGTAGCCCCCTTCAACGGCTTAACAATGACCAAGTGAGTGATATACCTAAGAATTGAAAGTGTTattctgttttgttttgttaatatttatttgtagaGGTTATGCTGATGTGAATGTCATTTCATTGATTTGAGGAAGGAAAATATATGATCACTCTTTGATGTGAGGCAAACTATTTTGTCGCAGGATGATTCTTGTTCAGATGATTCTGATTTTGATGAACAACTTATGCAGCACCTAGTTTCTGCTGCAAGTAGAGCTCGCTATATCTGCAGAAGCAAAAGGCAGAGATCCCCCGGAGCAGGTCCTTCAGAGGTTCTTGTTTTTAACTCTTCTATACATGCTTCAGGGATGCAACCAACACTTACAACTTCACCGACTTCTGGTGTACCTTCTGCTGCTCACATTCAATCTCCAACATCCACCTTTTCCTGTGTTGGCATGGTTACAACAAATACTTCTTCCGAGAGTGACATGCCTTCCAAACCCAGGTATTAAGCAGTGCATTCGTTTGTTTACAAGGAAGCTTTTGCTGTCCCTAACCCTATTCACTTGTTGATTTCTCATTTATGTTCCTTGGCATGTTCAGAGTCATCTATAGCCAGCCATCACCTGAGAGTGCTAGGAGACTAAACACTTCTGAGATGTTCTCCTTCTCTGAGTCCTTCAAATCCAAACTTTCTGCTGCTTCAGCTAGGTAAACGTGTTTGCGCATATGAATTCTTGCATGCTAGAAGTTTAGAATCCCTTTGGTTATAATATATATGTCTATGAAATATTGTAATAGATGTAAGGaatcaatttcaaaaaatactcGTGGTCTTAAGGAGAAGTTGATTGCACGTAATGCTTCGGTGAAAGAGCTGAGTAAAGGTGTTCAGTGTGAGATGAATGCAGGCATAGCTTGCGTTGCAAGAATGATTGAACGCCTTGATCTTACCTCAAAATGGTCCTCATCTGCTCTCATCCCTGTTAAAGGGAAGTCTGTCCAAGAGAATGGAGTTTTGGTTGGCAATGTTACTTCAAATGCTTCCTCACTTGATTCTAGCTTGGTT
This region of Glycine soja cultivar W05 chromosome 17, ASM419377v2, whole genome shotgun sequence genomic DNA includes:
- the LOC114393769 gene encoding E3 ubiquitin-protein ligase RHF1A-like; protein product: MANFTSSSSSSCSPLPLSLTMSHISPPSSSAAFDDSSEDACSICLEPFSTHDPATITSCKHEYHLHCILEWLQRSKECPICWQLLILKDPASQELLNAVEAEKRLSSRTVYSHAFMDSRSPLQRLNNDQDDSCSDDSDFDEQLMQHLVSAASRARYICRSKRQRSPGAGPSEVLVFNSSIHASGMQPTLTTSPTSGVPSAAHIQSPTSTFSCVGMVTTNTSSESDMPSKPRVIYSQPSPESARRLNTSEMFSFSESFKSKLSAASARCKESISKNTRGLKEKLIARNASVKELSKGVQCEMNAGIACVARMIERLDLTSKWSSSALIPVKGKSVQENGVLVGNVTSNASSLDSSLVAVGVETPPSCVQSGHDAART